A DNA window from Setaria viridis chromosome 2, Setaria_viridis_v4.0, whole genome shotgun sequence contains the following coding sequences:
- the LOC117843393 gene encoding putative UDP-rhamnose:rhamnosyltransferase 1, with amino-acid sequence MAKKPAPPPLHVVVFPWLAFGHIVPFLDLAQQLARRGHFVTFLSTPRNVARIRPVPPELSPYIRFVSLPLPAVDGLRDGAEATSDVPPEKVDLLKIAFDGLAAPFAGFLTAACGEEAGEGHGRRPDWVVVDFAHHWLPPIADEHRVPCALFFIFPAAFVAFVGPKELNDAHPRTAAEHFMVPPPWIPPPSPIAYRRQEAEWIAGAFQPNASGVADSVRMLETVRRCALLVCRCSREVDGALCTLLDGIYGKPVVPSGLLAPYDAAAAASSSDAAGGGDDEETASLVRWLDAQPERSVIYVAFGSEAPLTPALVREIAQGLELAGVRFLWALRETSGGMLPDRFEARARAGGRGLVRVGWVPQVRVLAHAAVGGFFTHAGLSSLVDSFLFGHPLVMLPLFGDQGLTARLMAERRVGLEVPRDDRDGSVRREDVAAAVRRVMVEDEGEVFAGNARELREILWDTARQEEYIDELVEHLRRRQED; translated from the exons atggcgaagaagcctgctccacctcctcttcacgTGGTGGTGTTCCCATGGCTCGCCTTCGGCCACATCGTTCCCTTCCTCGACCTCGCCCAGCAGCTGGCGAGGCGCGGCCACTTCGTCACCTTCCTCTCCACCCCGAGGAACGTCGCCAGGATCAGGCCCGTCCCGCCGGAGCTCTCCCCGTACATCCGCTTCGTGTCCCTGCCACTGCCGGCCGTCGACGGCCTCCGGGACGGCGCGGAAGCGACGTCCGATGTCCCGCCGGAGAAGGTCGACCTGCTCAAGATCGCCTTCGACGGCCTCGCCGCGCCCTTCGCCGGTTTCCTCACCGCGGCCTGCGGAGAGGAGGCCGGGGAAGGGCACGGCAGGAGGCCTGACTGGGTCGTCGTCGACTTCGCGCACCACTGGCTCCCGCCCATCGCCGACGAGCATAGGGTGCCGTGCGCGCTGTTCTTCATCTTCCCGGCAGCGTTCGTGGCGTTCGTCGGCCCCAAGGAGCTGAACGACGCGCacccgcggacggcggcggagcacttcatggtgccgccgccgtggatcccgccgccctccccgatCGCGTACCGGCGGCAAGAGGCCGAGTGGATTGCGGGCGCGTTCCAGCCCAACGCCTCCGGCGTCGCGGACAGCGTCCGCATGCTGGAGACGGTGCGGCGCTGCGCGCTCCTCGTCTGCCGCTGCAGCCGCGAGGTCGACGGCGCACTCTGCACGCTCCTCGACGGCATCTACGGCAAGCCCGTCGTGCCTTCCGGCCTCCTCGCCCcctacgacgccgccgccgccgccagcagcagcgacgcggccggcgggggcgacgacgaggagacGGCGAGCCTCGTGCGGTGGCTCGACGCCCAGCCGGAGAGGTCGGTGATCTACGTGGCGTTCGGGAGCGAGGCGCCGCTGACGCCGGCGCTCGTCCGGGAGATCGCGCAGGGGCTGGAGCTCGCCGGCGTGCGCTTCCTCTGGGCGCTCCGGGAGACGAGCGGCGGGATGCTCCCGGACAGGTTCgaggcccgcgcgcgcgccggcggccgcgggttGGTGCGCGTCGGGTGGGTGCCGCAGGTGCGGGTGCTGGCGcacgcggcggtgggcggcttCTTCACGCACGCCGGGCTGAGCTCGCTCGTGGAT AGCTTCCTGTTCGGGCACCCTCTCGTGATGCTGCCGCTGTTCGGCGACCAGGGCCTCACCGCTCGGCTCATGGCGGAGCGGCGCGTCGGGCTGGAGGTGCCGAGGGACGACCGCGACGGCTCGGTGCGGAGGGAGgacgtcgcggcggcggtgcggcgggtGATGGTGGAGGATGAAGGGGAGGTGTTCGCCGGCAATGCCAGGGAGTTGCGGGAAATTCTTTGGGACACGGCGAGGCAGGAGGAGTACATTGATGAGCTGGTCGAGCACTTGCGGCGACGCCAGGAAGATTAG